One window from the genome of Myxococcales bacterium encodes:
- a CDS encoding DUF2007 domain-containing protein, which yields MKTIAQFSHITDAHYMFLLSRLEEAGIAVHRQNEHIIGLVPHIQIAIGGVQVVVSDEDAQAALEIWQEVRQEVAAHFDDADLEAQALAAHDDNV from the coding sequence GTGAAGACCATCGCCCAGTTTAGCCACATCACCGACGCGCACTACATGTTCTTGTTATCGCGCCTCGAGGAGGCGGGCATCGCGGTGCACCGGCAAAATGAGCACATCATCGGCCTTGTGCCACACATTCAGATCGCCATCGGCGGGGTTCAAGTTGTGGTGAGCGACGAGGACGCGCAGGCCGCACTTGAAATCTGGCAAGAGGTCAGGCAAGAAGTCGCCGCGCACTTCGACGACGCCGACTTAGAAGCGCAGGCGCTCGCCGCGCATGATGATAATGTTTAG
- a CDS encoding carboxypeptidase regulatory-like domain-containing protein, with translation MIWRWSLALLLGLVVACSGPTPPVRVVIAGPVPPGMPHPQDHDAAQGLLGIVVDGAGEPVIAAEVTFTSIDGDRALVVASDDEGMLRGVLEAGRYRVDVRGPGLLAATIAEVAWPADALRIIASRAVGLAGVVLDGTTPVRGAQVRAVRDGIEEFAVVADADGHFAFAGLTQGSYRIYAYAGDLVARSRLVEHRGGAALQALTLSVEPAFILVGSVRDAQTQVGLAAHVLITAVGHDEPARLAVANSEGQFRFEGVPHGRWQISAAATAYLASTPQEVVQAAAMRAPVALTLRRGETLEVRVLDRAQRPVAGATVWVQRAGEGGAGSIAAISRTSGAGLQLQSRAELGVTSGPVPLIPRVPAASAAAPLGAVARPSHVYVAQAMNDGADGPALDMTHQRLVLPDARGVQGEVTDAGGEVRLVGLAPVAWEIVATHADYVDSVPHAMTLTDAGAAAPLRLTLHQGGSVGGRVTDASLAPVAGAVVRWHRGGSEQGASDAFAVTNARGEFSLTRLLGRGTLLASSPTAGDAEVALELGEGDHKQQTIILHRLLGQLRGEVVDEAGAPVAGAQLALGATGRTAITGAGGAFELMAIDPGDHELRVTHRDFLPLELKVRGDAGLPQRLVLRAGSTLVATILDRHTGVPVPGATATLSMRDLTMRASADDAGVLRFRAAAAGHWRLAVDVPGYVSIRREIVLDAALHELRIEFERGALVSGVVRDRFGGRLSQARVRVTRPADGVVAEAITTSEGAFVVRGAPSGEVVVTAELGGQQTSEKRTLRPADELTSLELTVR, from the coding sequence ATGATTTGGCGCTGGTCGCTCGCCCTGCTGCTCGGTCTGGTTGTTGCCTGTAGCGGTCCGACGCCGCCAGTACGCGTCGTCATCGCTGGTCCCGTGCCACCTGGCATGCCGCACCCACAGGATCATGACGCCGCGCAGGGGTTGCTTGGCATCGTCGTCGACGGCGCGGGCGAGCCGGTCATTGCCGCCGAGGTGACCTTTACGTCAATCGACGGCGATCGCGCGCTTGTAGTTGCGAGCGATGACGAGGGCATGTTGCGCGGCGTGCTTGAGGCCGGTCGGTATCGCGTTGACGTGCGCGGGCCAGGCCTGCTCGCGGCCACGATCGCGGAGGTGGCATGGCCCGCCGATGCGCTGCGCATCATCGCCTCGCGCGCGGTCGGGTTAGCCGGCGTTGTGCTCGATGGGACAACGCCGGTGCGCGGCGCCCAGGTGAGGGCGGTGCGTGACGGCATTGAAGAATTTGCGGTGGTCGCCGATGCGGATGGCCACTTTGCGTTCGCTGGGCTCACGCAGGGTTCGTATCGCATCTACGCGTATGCGGGCGATCTAGTCGCGCGCTCGCGGTTGGTCGAGCATCGCGGCGGCGCGGCGCTGCAAGCCCTCACCTTGAGCGTCGAGCCTGCCTTCATTTTGGTAGGCTCGGTGCGCGATGCACAGACGCAGGTGGGTCTCGCAGCGCACGTGCTGATCACGGCAGTTGGGCACGATGAGCCCGCCCGCTTGGCCGTTGCAAATAGCGAGGGCCAGTTTCGTTTTGAAGGCGTGCCGCACGGGAGGTGGCAAATATCCGCGGCGGCAACAGCCTATCTCGCCAGCACGCCACAAGAGGTGGTGCAGGCGGCGGCCATGCGTGCGCCCGTTGCTTTGACGCTGCGCCGCGGTGAAACGCTCGAGGTGCGCGTGCTAGATCGTGCACAGCGGCCGGTGGCCGGCGCCACGGTATGGGTGCAGCGTGCGGGCGAGGGCGGTGCGGGCAGCATCGCCGCGATATCACGGACCAGCGGCGCAGGCTTGCAGTTACAGTCGCGTGCGGAGTTGGGCGTGACCAGTGGTCCAGTGCCGCTGATTCCTCGTGTGCCCGCTGCGTCGGCGGCAGCGCCTCTTGGCGCGGTCGCGCGACCTAGCCATGTTTACGTTGCGCAGGCCATGAACGACGGCGCCGACGGCCCAGCGCTCGACATGACCCACCAACGGCTAGTATTGCCCGATGCGCGCGGCGTGCAGGGCGAGGTAACCGATGCAGGCGGCGAGGTACGCCTCGTAGGTCTGGCGCCTGTTGCGTGGGAGATCGTGGCAACGCATGCCGATTATGTCGACAGTGTTCCGCATGCCATGACCTTGACCGACGCGGGCGCCGCGGCACCCCTGCGGCTTACGTTGCACCAAGGTGGATCGGTCGGGGGCCGCGTCACAGATGCGTCGCTGGCGCCCGTCGCCGGCGCGGTGGTGCGATGGCATCGCGGTGGTAGCGAACAGGGCGCTTCCGACGCCTTCGCGGTGACAAATGCGCGTGGTGAATTTTCCCTCACGCGCCTGCTGGGGCGAGGCACCCTGCTCGCATCCTCGCCCACTGCGGGGGACGCGGAGGTTGCGCTAGAGCTAGGTGAAGGCGATCACAAGCAACAAACGATTATCCTGCACCGGCTGCTCGGGCAATTGCGCGGCGAGGTCGTTGATGAAGCGGGCGCACCCGTAGCAGGCGCCCAGCTCGCCCTTGGCGCGACCGGCCGCACCGCCATTACGGGCGCCGGCGGGGCCTTCGAGCTGATGGCAATCGATCCAGGCGACCACGAGTTGCGCGTGACGCATCGCGATTTTTTGCCGCTTGAGCTCAAGGTCAGAGGCGATGCCGGCTTGCCGCAGCGCTTGGTGCTCCGCGCTGGCTCCACGCTGGTCGCGACCATCCTCGATCGCCACACCGGCGTACCGGTGCCGGGTGCGACCGCAACCCTTTCCATGCGCGACCTCACCATGCGCGCGTCGGCCGACGACGCCGGCGTGCTGCGGTTTCGCGCCGCGGCCGCGGGGCATTGGCGACTCGCGGTCGACGTGCCCGGCTACGTATCGATTCGGCGCGAGATCGTGCTTGATGCGGCGCTACACGAGTTGCGCATCGAATTTGAGCGCGGTGCGCTCGTCTCGGGCGTGGTGCGCGATCGATTTGGCGGGCGGCTCAGCCAAGCACGCGTGCGCGTGACGCGCCCCGCTGACGGCGTCGTGGCCGAGGCCATCACCACCAGCGAAGGCGCCTTCGTGGTGCGGGGTGCGCCGTCTGGCGAGGTGGTGGTTACGGCGGAGCTGGGAGGGCAGCAAACGTCCGAAAAACGGACACTTCGCCCGGCCGACGAACTCACCTCGCTTGAACTCACGGTCCGCTAA
- a CDS encoding histidine phosphatase family protein yields MASSADRVATTLFLVRHGEADSNRESRFGGHSPSPLTERGRAQAAAVAARLAGVGASALITSDVVRAAQTAEAIAQATGLAATATPLWRERSVGIFDGLRFDEAKDQHPTLWEAFMADRHFCVPPGGEITTAIFARIGEGLAQIIANHRGQRVVVVSHGIAIFNALCHVVGAGAPTDHTPFFALVDNASITTIEHVTESATGRQRFWIKSLNETAHLAGVAG; encoded by the coding sequence ATGGCGAGTTCTGCCGATCGCGTCGCAACCACGCTGTTTCTGGTGCGTCACGGCGAAGCCGATTCCAATCGCGAAAGCCGCTTTGGCGGGCACAGCCCGTCGCCGCTCACCGAGCGCGGCCGGGCGCAAGCCGCCGCCGTCGCGGCACGCTTGGCGGGCGTGGGCGCCAGCGCGCTGATCACCAGCGACGTCGTGCGCGCCGCGCAAACCGCTGAGGCGATTGCACAGGCCACGGGGCTGGCAGCAACGGCCACGCCACTTTGGCGCGAGCGCAGCGTTGGCATATTTGATGGTCTACGCTTTGACGAGGCTAAGGATCAGCATCCGACTCTGTGGGAAGCGTTCATGGCCGACCGGCATTTTTGCGTGCCGCCGGGCGGCGAGATCACGACCGCAATCTTCGCCCGCATCGGCGAGGGCCTGGCGCAGATCATCGCGAACCACCGAGGGCAGCGCGTCGTGGTGGTAAGCCACGGCATTGCCATCTTCAACGCGCTTTGCCACGTTGTCGGCGCCGGCGCGCCCACCGACCACACGCCGTTTTTCGCGCTCGTCGACAATGCGTCGATTACGACGATTGAACACGTCACCGAGTCCGCCACCGGACGGCAGCGTTTTTGGATCAAGAGCCTCAACGAGACCGCGCACCTGGCGGGCGTCGCGGGCTAG
- a CDS encoding serine/threonine protein kinase: protein MQKAQQLGRYHLLDRLAYGGMAEIYRAQTFDAKGRVHFVAIKRVLAHLAEDNDFIQMMIDEASIASSLRHPNIARVYEFARAGHEYFIAMEHVDGKDLRSTLERCRQTKTYMSPKHVAFIAAEAAAALHSAHAAVDAAGEPLRIIHRDVSPSNILLSYSGDVKLCDFGIAKATLSKVQTKTGVIKGKVKYMSPEQALGRKLDHRSDIFSLGSVIYEMLTRVPPFVASSEMGLLLKVRDAKYQPISEGAPAVPPELEAICDKCLTRVRGERYQTAAELEADLRAFLRKYVPGYNRSHLAHYIRGTFADDIDRELRMLEEFVLSEEVSDDVGENLIAQGGAVEEVPFVPKRQPTAAAVSAQRSAARHPNTMPKPVDSAIPEHIDRAPTRPEPMKFDAIKTAIDAEPFGASVLPLPRVPGAGAPTVAAPAVPARKAAPTRPPAPPASHAPATKVAPPPGGPGAAPIPRATRQQEREKTVEGAPPVHVEPTLIIDRNAERLKSNKK from the coding sequence GTGCAAAAAGCGCAACAACTAGGGCGCTACCACCTGCTCGACCGTTTGGCGTACGGCGGCATGGCGGAGATATATCGCGCGCAGACCTTTGACGCTAAGGGACGGGTCCACTTCGTCGCGATCAAGCGCGTGCTGGCGCATCTTGCCGAGGACAACGACTTCATCCAGATGATGATCGATGAGGCCAGCATCGCCAGCAGCCTGCGCCATCCCAACATCGCGCGGGTCTATGAGTTTGCCCGCGCGGGCCACGAGTACTTCATCGCGATGGAACACGTCGACGGCAAGGACCTGCGCTCCACGCTTGAGCGCTGCCGCCAGACTAAGACCTATATGTCGCCCAAGCACGTCGCGTTTATCGCGGCCGAGGCGGCCGCCGCGCTGCACTCAGCCCACGCCGCCGTCGATGCGGCTGGCGAGCCCTTGCGCATCATTCACCGCGACGTGTCGCCTTCCAATATTTTGCTGTCGTACAGCGGCGACGTAAAACTCTGCGATTTTGGGATCGCCAAGGCCACGCTCTCAAAGGTGCAGACCAAGACCGGCGTCATCAAGGGCAAGGTAAAGTACATGAGCCCCGAGCAAGCGCTCGGACGCAAGCTGGATCATCGCAGCGATATTTTTTCGCTCGGTTCGGTCATTTACGAAATGCTGACGCGGGTGCCGCCGTTTGTCGCCTCCAGTGAAATGGGCCTCTTGCTCAAGGTGCGCGATGCGAAGTACCAGCCCATCTCAGAGGGGGCGCCGGCCGTGCCGCCTGAGCTGGAAGCCATCTGCGACAAGTGCCTCACCAGGGTGCGCGGCGAACGTTATCAGACCGCGGCCGAGCTTGAGGCCGACCTCCGCGCGTTCCTTCGCAAGTACGTGCCGGGATACAATCGCAGCCACTTGGCGCACTATATTCGCGGCACGTTTGCCGACGACATCGATCGCGAATTGCGCATGCTCGAGGAGTTCGTGCTCTCCGAAGAGGTCTCCGACGACGTCGGCGAAAACCTCATCGCGCAAGGCGGCGCGGTAGAGGAAGTCCCATTTGTACCTAAGCGGCAGCCTACCGCCGCGGCGGTCAGCGCACAGCGATCGGCTGCGCGCCACCCCAACACGATGCCCAAGCCGGTCGACTCGGCGATTCCGGAACACATCGATCGCGCCCCGACGCGGCCTGAGCCGATGAAATTCGACGCCATCAAGACCGCCATCGACGCCGAGCCGTTTGGCGCATCGGTGCTGCCGCTCCCGCGCGTTCCAGGGGCAGGCGCACCGACCGTGGCCGCGCCAGCCGTGCCGGCGCGCAAGGCCGCGCCAACGCGGCCGCCGGCACCACCCGCATCACATGCGCCGGCTACGAAAGTTGCACCGCCACCGGGTGGCCCTGGAGCGGCGCCCATCCCGCGCGCGACGCGGCAGCAAGAGCGCGAAAAAACCGTCGAGGGCGCGCCGCCGGTCCACGTCGAGCCGACGCTCATTATCGATCGCAACGCCGAGCGCCTGAAGTCGAATAAGAAATAG
- a CDS encoding DUF1398 family protein, which produces MIDANQETAATIEQCAHRAHAGTMSFGEVVQTLAARGVEAYYADYRGKATTYYLATGQVVRVTLPAPAVPVAEAFDAASVQAAIRGAQSGEVKYPEFVERTMHAGCMGYMVWIAGRHVQYFGRRGEAHVEHFPSK; this is translated from the coding sequence ATGATTGACGCAAACCAAGAAACCGCAGCCACGATTGAGCAATGCGCCCACCGCGCGCATGCGGGCACCATGTCGTTTGGTGAGGTCGTGCAAACCTTAGCGGCACGCGGCGTTGAGGCCTACTATGCGGACTATCGCGGTAAGGCGACGACGTACTATTTGGCGACCGGCCAAGTGGTCCGCGTAACGCTGCCCGCTCCCGCGGTGCCTGTTGCAGAAGCGTTCGATGCCGCGAGCGTGCAGGCTGCGATTCGGGGCGCCCAAAGCGGAGAGGTCAAGTACCCCGAGTTTGTGGAGCGCACGATGCACGCGGGCTGCATGGGCTACATGGTGTGGATCGCGGGCCGGCATGTGCAATATTTTGGCAGGCGCGGTGAGGCGCACGTTGAGCATTTCCCGAGCAAGTAA
- a CDS encoding metallophosphoesterase, with protein sequence MSRRLAAIAVCGLWLGAAGARADQPWLPSVAAVTTQPSSLDPLATDFVVFGDARTNLDVAARVIAALVEEAPDFVVATGDYVNDGGNVEEWVAFRKLIQPLMGSAPLYAAIGNHDRQGRGRRVEHFRDTFKPHKGPHGERYYFVDRGALRLIVLDSNTYANADQTEWLTNTLHAGAKLRQQMFVVMHHPVYSIALHGGHAAIREHWAPLFEHYGVQAVFSGHDHVYARAEAGGVRYFVTGGAGAPLYGKSRNPDDLDVAAVKHHARVHHYLRVHVVPQMIEVTAVKLDGSIIESVRWGLVPQGDGAARARTTMSLLRDLGVGEGSVTTGAVGGASPAPGSAARASQGHPAGALPLAARQAAPSPLWLLIGLAAVLFGAIRLGR encoded by the coding sequence ATGAGCCGGCGGCTTGCGGCGATCGCGGTGTGTGGCCTGTGGCTGGGCGCTGCGGGCGCGCGCGCGGACCAGCCCTGGTTGCCGTCGGTTGCCGCGGTGACGACGCAGCCCTCGTCGCTCGATCCGCTGGCCACCGATTTTGTTGTCTTTGGCGATGCGCGCACCAATCTCGACGTGGCGGCCCGGGTGATCGCGGCGCTGGTTGAGGAGGCGCCGGACTTTGTGGTTGCGACCGGCGACTATGTGAACGACGGCGGCAATGTCGAGGAATGGGTGGCCTTTCGCAAGCTCATTCAACCGTTGATGGGCAGCGCGCCGCTGTATGCCGCCATTGGCAACCACGACCGACAAGGGCGCGGACGCCGTGTCGAACATTTTCGCGATACCTTTAAACCCCACAAGGGGCCGCACGGCGAGCGCTACTACTTTGTCGACCGCGGCGCGTTGCGGCTCATCGTGCTTGACTCCAACACGTATGCCAATGCTGATCAAACCGAGTGGCTCACCAATACGTTGCACGCCGGCGCGAAGCTGAGGCAGCAGATGTTTGTGGTCATGCACCACCCGGTCTATTCCATCGCGCTGCACGGCGGGCATGCGGCGATTCGCGAACACTGGGCGCCGCTGTTTGAACACTACGGCGTCCAGGCGGTCTTTTCAGGCCATGATCATGTGTATGCGCGCGCGGAGGCCGGCGGCGTGCGCTATTTCGTTACCGGAGGCGCAGGCGCGCCGCTGTATGGCAAGTCGCGCAATCCTGATGACCTCGACGTCGCGGCGGTCAAACATCACGCGCGCGTGCACCACTACCTGCGGGTGCACGTGGTGCCGCAAATGATAGAGGTCACCGCGGTGAAGCTAGATGGATCGATCATCGAGAGCGTGCGCTGGGGCCTCGTCCCGCAGGGCGATGGCGCGGCGCGCGCTCGAACCACCATGAGCCTGCTGCGCGACCTTGGGGTCGGCGAGGGCAGTGTGACGACCGGGGCGGTCGGTGGAGCGTCGCCTGCACCGGGCTCAGCAGCGCGTGCGTCGCAAGGTCACCCCGCCGGCGCGTTGCCGTTGGCCGCGCGCCAGGCCGCGCCATCGCCGCTGTGGCTGCTTATCGGCCTCGCCGCGGTGCTGTTTGGCGCAATACGCCTCGGCCGCTGA
- a CDS encoding histidine--tRNA ligase, which yields MAETITSVRGMNDLLPSDTRKWHRLEAVCRETFAAYGYGEIRTPIVESTDLFARGIGEATDIVEKEMYTFADRGGRSLTMRPEMTAGCARAYIEHSLHHHEPVTRLWYEGPMFRYERMQTGRYRQFWQIGCEVYGIAEAAIDAEQIAMLHQMFSRAGLRDVEVLVNSVGTGEDRAVYREQLVAYLTPRAEALCGDCKRRLHTNPMRVLDCKVPACRPIIAEAPLLSASLGDASNAHFEEVTALLSALAIPFRRDETLVRGLDYYTGTVFEMKCYHPELGAQSTVAGGGRYNTLVESLGGPATPAMGFAFGVERAILCMADAPGEATLDLFIASLGDAARKQAIVLAHALRPLGLRIETELRQASAKAQFKRADKLGAAAVLTLGDDELAAGTATVKHLREKRQVTVSLLDPAAAAAAIKQLLAE from the coding sequence ACTCGCAAGTGGCATCGTCTTGAGGCGGTGTGTCGCGAGACGTTCGCGGCGTATGGCTATGGCGAGATTCGCACGCCGATCGTCGAGTCGACCGACCTCTTTGCCCGCGGCATCGGCGAGGCGACCGACATCGTCGAAAAAGAAATGTACACGTTTGCCGACCGCGGCGGGCGCAGCCTCACCATGCGCCCCGAGATGACAGCCGGCTGCGCGCGCGCCTACATTGAACATTCGCTGCACCACCACGAGCCGGTGACGCGGCTTTGGTATGAGGGCCCGATGTTTCGCTACGAGCGGATGCAGACCGGGCGTTATCGCCAGTTTTGGCAGATCGGCTGCGAGGTGTATGGCATCGCCGAGGCGGCGATCGACGCCGAGCAAATCGCGATGCTGCATCAAATGTTTTCGCGCGCGGGCCTGCGCGATGTCGAGGTCTTGGTCAACAGCGTCGGCACCGGCGAGGACCGCGCCGTCTACCGCGAGCAGCTGGTCGCCTATCTCACGCCGCGCGCTGAGGCGCTCTGCGGCGATTGCAAACGGCGCCTGCACACCAACCCGATGCGGGTGCTGGACTGCAAGGTGCCGGCGTGTCGCCCGATCATTGCGGAGGCGCCATTGCTGTCGGCGTCGCTAGGGGATGCCTCGAACGCGCACTTTGAGGAAGTGACAGCGCTGCTTTCCGCGCTCGCGATTCCGTTTCGTCGCGACGAGACCTTGGTGCGCGGCCTCGACTATTACACCGGCACCGTCTTCGAGATGAAGTGCTACCATCCCGAGCTCGGCGCGCAATCCACCGTCGCCGGCGGCGGGCGCTACAACACGCTGGTCGAAAGCCTCGGCGGCCCGGCAACGCCCGCCATGGGCTTTGCCTTTGGCGTCGAGCGTGCCATCTTGTGCATGGCCGACGCCCCCGGCGAGGCAACGCTTGACCTGTTCATTGCCAGCCTCGGCGATGCCGCGCGCAAACAAGCCATCGTGCTCGCGCATGCGCTGCGCCCGCTTGGCCTACGCATCGAAACCGAATTGCGCCAGGCCTCGGCCAAGGCGCAGTTCAAACGCGCCGACAAGCTTGGCGCCGCCGCGGTGCTAACGCTTGGCGATGACGAACTCGCCGCGGGCACCGCAACCGTTAAGCATCTACGCGAAAAACGCCAGGTGACCGTCTCGTTACTTGATCCAGCTGCGGCGGCCGCGGCGATCAAGCAGCTGCTCGCGGAATAA
- a CDS encoding SRPBCC family protein: MPVFHVSETIVIAAPLAKVRATILDAKQWGPWSPWVVAEPDCAMTYDTDGASYGWEGKIMGSGRMELAAQRDDGLDYNLTFLKPFKSHNKSSFHFETVPEGTRVTWRMEGSLPFFMFFLKKMLAAFVGADFRRGLARMKDYIEAGSVPSKLAFAGVGEGLRTPYIGITARSPIAAIGPAISAQFESLATWMKAHDVAAAGAPLTIYHKFHIVAQETDYTAAIPVASVPASLPPEFTSGTLDVPRSYKIVHTGVYRHLASAWAAAMMHQNAKQFRPNKGLPGFERYLTDPSAVADAAAVVEVHLPAV, encoded by the coding sequence ATGCCGGTCTTCCACGTGTCCGAAACTATTGTTATTGCCGCCCCGCTCGCCAAGGTTCGCGCCACCATCTTAGATGCCAAGCAGTGGGGGCCGTGGTCGCCGTGGGTAGTGGCCGAGCCAGATTGCGCGATGACCTATGACACCGACGGCGCCAGCTACGGCTGGGAGGGCAAGATCATGGGCAGCGGCCGCATGGAGTTGGCCGCGCAGCGCGACGACGGCCTTGACTACAACCTAACCTTCCTAAAACCGTTTAAGTCTCACAATAAATCATCCTTTCATTTTGAGACGGTGCCAGAGGGCACAAGGGTCACGTGGCGCATGGAGGGCTCGCTGCCGTTTTTTATGTTCTTTTTAAAGAAGATGTTGGCGGCCTTTGTCGGCGCAGATTTTCGCCGCGGCTTGGCGCGCATGAAAGACTACATTGAGGCCGGCTCCGTGCCCTCCAAGCTCGCCTTTGCCGGCGTCGGCGAGGGCCTGCGCACGCCGTATATTGGCATCACGGCGCGCTCGCCCATCGCGGCGATCGGGCCGGCTATTAGCGCGCAGTTTGAAAGCCTCGCGACCTGGATGAAGGCGCATGACGTTGCGGCGGCTGGCGCGCCCCTGACCATCTATCACAAGTTCCACATCGTCGCGCAGGAGACAGATTACACGGCGGCCATCCCAGTCGCGTCGGTGCCCGCGTCGCTGCCGCCCGAGTTCACGAGCGGCACGCTCGATGTGCCGCGCTCCTACAAGATCGTTCACACCGGCGTGTATCGCCATCTCGCGTCGGCATGGGCCGCGGCGATGATGCATCAAAATGCCAAGCAGTTTAGACCCAACAAGGGGCTGCCTGGGTTTGAGCGCTATTTGACCGATCCGAGCGCCGTGGCCGATGCGGCGGCCGTCGTAGAGGTTCATCTGCCGGCGGTCTAA
- a CDS encoding class I SAM-dependent methyltransferase yields MSEPMQTPKSNIEWQAYGRLNYGASNELELGLREWAMLREHLRQYGFEREGVCVEIGCGGGRLTNALAQHMTHVHSLDVSEDRLQRAATLPCAHKCSFHLVSEPVIPLPAASCDLAITTHVLQHIQEKAVSDAYFREMFRVLNAGGVMLVHIPVIGAHGTTGSLRELIFRGAKESAKEVVLTFTRGLMAMGVHKLPWKIDKYRYFEFTETAKFLEGLGFIDIELRILPWDGYHSYVFARKPA; encoded by the coding sequence ATGAGTGAACCAATGCAGACGCCAAAATCAAATATCGAGTGGCAAGCCTACGGCAGGCTGAACTACGGCGCTTCCAACGAACTCGAATTGGGCCTGCGCGAATGGGCCATGCTGCGCGAGCACCTGCGGCAATACGGCTTTGAGCGCGAAGGCGTCTGTGTGGAAATTGGCTGTGGTGGCGGGCGCCTCACCAACGCGCTAGCGCAGCACATGACCCACGTCCATAGCCTCGATGTTTCCGAGGATCGATTGCAGCGCGCGGCCACCTTGCCGTGTGCGCACAAATGCAGTTTTCATTTGGTAAGCGAGCCCGTCATCCCCTTGCCCGCCGCCTCGTGTGACCTGGCCATCACGACACATGTCTTGCAGCACATCCAAGAAAAAGCAGTTAGCGATGCCTATTTTCGGGAAATGTTCCGCGTCCTAAACGCGGGCGGCGTGATGCTGGTCCACATCCCGGTCATCGGCGCCCACGGCACAACCGGCAGCCTGCGCGAGCTGATCTTTCGCGGGGCGAAAGAATCGGCCAAAGAGGTGGTGCTCACGTTTACCCGCGGCCTAATGGCGATGGGCGTGCATAAGCTGCCGTGGAAAATCGACAAGTATCGTTACTTCGAGTTTACCGAGACGGCAAAGTTTCTCGAGGGTCTCGGCTTTATCGACATTGAGCTGCGCATCCTGCCGTGGGACGGCTATCACAGCTACGTTTTCGCGCGCAAGCCGGCCTAA
- a CDS encoding YdeI/OmpD-associated family protein gives MEITETLDPNTRRAWRAWLAANHASARAIWLLLRPGRPDTITYLDAVEEAICFGWIDSTAKRHDDATAQRFTPRKVRSHWTELNKARARRMIAAGLMSDAGRQTLPDLSQAAEVSVPDDIRERLMAEPGAWTNFLAFPSQYQRVRLGYIEEMRTRDPREWEKRLANFVAKTKQNAQFGNWDDARLPRTEP, from the coding sequence ATGGAGATCACGGAAACCTTAGATCCCAACACGCGACGAGCGTGGCGCGCGTGGCTTGCGGCCAACCACGCGTCGGCGCGAGCGATCTGGTTGCTCTTGCGGCCCGGCAGGCCTGACACCATCACGTACCTCGATGCCGTTGAAGAGGCGATTTGCTTTGGCTGGATCGATAGCACCGCCAAGCGCCACGACGATGCAACCGCGCAACGCTTTACGCCGCGCAAGGTGCGCAGCCATTGGACCGAGCTCAATAAGGCGCGTGCGCGCCGCATGATCGCCGCAGGCCTCATGAGCGACGCGGGGCGCCAAACCTTGCCTGATCTAAGCCAGGCGGCAGAGGTCAGCGTGCCAGATGACATTCGCGAACGGCTCATGGCCGAGCCAGGCGCGTGGACGAACTTCCTCGCCTTTCCAAGCCAATACCAGCGTGTGCGGCTTGGCTATATTGAAGAGATGCGCACGCGCGACCCACGCGAGTGGGAGAAGCGGCTCGCCAACTTTGTCGCCAAGACCAAGCAAAACGCGCAATTTGGCAACTGGGACGACGCCCGGCTTCCTCGCACCGAACCCTAA
- a CDS encoding DUF2007 domain-containing protein, with translation MKTIAQFSHITDAHYMFLLSRLEEAGIAVHRQNEHIIGLLPHIQIAIGGVQVVVSDEDAQSALEIWQEVKQEVAADFDDADLEAKALAAHDDNV, from the coding sequence GTGAAGACCATTGCCCAGTTTAGCCACATCACCGACGCGCATTACATGTTCTTGTTGTCGCGGCTCGAAGAGGCGGGCATCGCGGTGCACCGCCAAAATGAGCATATCATTGGCCTGCTGCCGCACATCCAGATCGCCATCGGCGGGGTTCAAGTTGTGGTGAGCGACGAGGACGCGCAGTCCGCGCTTGAGATCTGGCAAGAGGTCAAGCAAGAAGTCGCCGCGGACTTCGACGACGCCGACTTAGAAGCGAAGGCGCTCGCCGCGCATGACGACAACGTCTAG